Proteins co-encoded in one Capsicum annuum cultivar UCD-10X-F1 chromosome 9, UCD10Xv1.1, whole genome shotgun sequence genomic window:
- the LOC107842908 gene encoding kinesin-like protein KIN-5D: protein MDTPKSNHQRRGTPPPVLMSQTLWSSTEKPCKSGFRSNDEKGVNVKVVLRCRPPNEDEMKVKGPMVISCDELKQEVTATLSTAAKQINKTFLFDKVCGPSSQQKDFYDQSVASLVQEALEGYTCTIFAYGQTGTGKTYTMEGEAIKDKNGEFHKNAGVIPRAVQDIFDILELQKAEYTMKVAYIEIYNEEITDLLSLDEESKLIDEKQRKPLALMEDGKGAVFIRGVEELTVSTADEIYKLLEKGSANKHTAETLLNKQSNRSHSIFSITLHVKECTHEGLELIKCGKLNLVDLAGSENILRSGAKEGRAREAGEINKSLLTLGRVINALVDHSGHVPYRDSKLTRFLRDSLGGKTKTCIIATVSPSIQCLEETLSTLEYANRAKQIKNRPEVNQKVTKSALIKDLYVEMDRLKQELHATREKNGIYIPQDRYLSEEATQKAIAEKLKSTELDLESKNKKLIELQDRYDYQRQLTADLTEQLEITRSELKNVQAEQAINDLEMKYTQAKETIQEKDYLVSNLIKSEKAMTDKALELRAEVENAESEMSSLFAKIEKSNSREERNRILMQGFRNKLTKQLEILKRNTAVSVTKQEQQLNLILENTQSFLATKRKATDELKAQLQKLKDKYGSDIQNLAAPAQELHENSQLAFSKVNSDVSKHSSAFMDLVGKISADINDVLNGLQGSIRELEVKINAFVRQEQQYHTRRYQEIQLTSEVLLNFFKTLNTYISKLRLTDEKSQSINDQQLCALEEKFEELAAGEERQLIEKVAELISASNTRKKRLVQKAVNGLRECSKAKTRNLNAEFSNIQGCANSAYEEWTSYIESTEEEHIGDSTRSEFWKSCLAGHIECCLEKSKGVEDGWRNAQESLLCQQTGNINSIDSIMKDATESNGKINTQLSSTLTSILEETAISNRNLTFAMESLLKLDHDECEKIYSFIHPCVEGMKQMKDSHSSEVSEIAESAGEVLTDKYKVDEPSGSTMRRKRVNVPSKESIENLRTPLLKESLKSFQGNGIAKRANRDVNATKGA, encoded by the exons ATGGACACTCCAAAATCGAATCATCAACGAAGAGGGACTCCACCTCCTGTCTTGATGTCTCAAACACTCTGGTCGTCAACTGAAAAACCATGCAAATCAGGATTTAGATCAAATGATGAAAAAGGGGTTAATGTGAAAGTTGTACTGCGTTGCAG GCCTCCAAATGAGGATGAAATGAAGGTGAAAGGACCTATGGTGATCTCATGTGACGAGCTGAAACAAGAAGTCACTGCAACCTTGAGCACAGCTGCTAAGCAAATAAACAAAACCTTTCTCTTTGACAAG GTTTGTGGTCCATCATCTCAGCAAAAGGACTTTTATGATCAGTCTGTGGCTTCTCTAGTTCAGGAGGCTCTTGAGGGATATACATGTACGATTTTTGCTTATGGTCAAACTGGAACAGGAAAAACTTACACAATGGAAGGGGAAGCAATTAAAGATAAG AATGGCGAATTTCACAAGAACGCTGGAGTAATTCCTAGAGCTGTCCAggatatttttgacattttggagTTGCAAAAGGCTGAGTACACTATGAAAGTTGCATATATAGAGATATACAATGAGGAAATAACAGATCTTCTTTCCCTGGACGAGGAATCAAAACTGATTGATGAGAAGCAGAGAAAGCCATTAGCCCTTATGGAAGATGGAAAAGGCGCAGTTTTCATTAGAGGTGTAGAAGAGTTGACGGTATCAACTGCAGATGAAATCtacaaacttttggagaaaggcTCTGCGAATAAGCATACAGCTGAGACACTTCTCAATAAACAAAGCAATAGGTCTCATTCAATATTTTCCATCACCTTACATGTTAAGGAATGTACTCATGAGGGACTGGAACTGATAAAGTGTGGAAAACTGAATCTTGTTGACCTAGCTGGATCCGAGAACATTTTACGTTCTGGTGCAAAAGAG GGAAGAGCAAGAGAGGCTGGTGAGATAAATAAGAGCTTGCTTACCTTGGGCAGGGTCATCAATGCTTTGGTTGATCACTCTGGACATGTTCCATACAG GGATAGCAAGTTGACAAGGTTTCTAAGGGATTCATTAGGAGGAAAAACAAAGACGTGCATAATTGCCACGGTTTCACCATCTATCCAGTGCTTGGAAGAGACTCTCAGTACTCTTGAATATGCTAATCGTGCCAAGCAAATTAAAAACAGGCCAGAG GTCAACCAGAAGGTGACAAAATCTGCCCTAATCAAAGATTTATATGTGGAGATGGACCGCCTAAAGCAAG AATTACATGCAACAAGGGAGAAGAATGGAATCTACATACCACAAGATCGTTACCTGAGTGAAGAGGCAACTCAGAAG GCGATAGCTGAGAAACTAAAGTCCACAGAACTTGATTTAGAATCCAAAAACAAG AAATTGATAGAGCTTCAGGATCGTTATGATTATCAGCGACAACTGACAGCAGATTTAACCGAACAACTTGAGATAACACGG AGTGAACTCAAAAATGTTCAAGCTGAACAAGCTATCAATGATCTTGAAATGAAATATACCCAAGCAAAAGAAACGATTCAAGAGAAGGATTATCTAGTATCCAATCTCATTAAATCTG AAAAAGCAATGACTGATAAAGCACTGGAGCTTCGAGCTGAAGTAGAGAATGCAGAATCAGAGATGTCCAGCTTGTTCGCCAAAATAG AGAAAAGTAACAGTAGAGAGGAAAGAAACAGAATCCTTATGCAAGGTTTCCGCAACAAATTGACAAAGCAGCTTGAAATTTTAAAGAGAAACACAGCAGTTTCCGTAACCAAACAAGAGCAGCAATTGAATTTAATATTAGAAAATACACAATCCTTCTTAGCTACTAAAAGAAAG GCTACAGATGAATTGAAGGCACAGCTCCAGAAGCTAAAAGACAAGTATGGATCTGATATCCAGAATTTAGCTGCTCCAGCCCAAGAACTTCATGAAAATTCTCAGTTAGCTTTTAGCAAAGTGAATTCAGATGTATCAAAGCATTCTTCTGCCTTTATGGAC CTTGTTGGAAAGATTTCCGCTGATATTAATGATGTACTCAACGGTCTACAAGGTAGCATTAGGGAACTTGAGGTGAAGATAAATGCTTTTGTGCGACAAGAACAACAG TATCACACAAGAAGATATCAAGAAATTCAATTAACCTCTGAAGTTCTCCTCAACTTTTTCAAGACCTTAAatacatatatttcaaaattgaGACTAACGGATGAAAAATCACAATCAATTAATGATCAGCAACTCTGTGCCCTTGAGGAGAAGTTTGAG GAGCTGGCTGCAGGTGAAGAGCGGCAACTGATAGAAAAAGTTGCAGAGCTTATATCAGCTTCTAATACTAGGAAGAAAAGGCTG gTTCAAAAAGCAGTCAATGGCCTTAGAGAGTGCTCTAAGGCCAAAACCAGAAATCTTAATGCTGAGTTCTCAAACATACAAGGTTGCGCTAATTCTGCTTATGAAGAATGGACAAGCTACATAGAAAGCACAGAAGAAGAACATATCGGGGATTCAACTAGATCGGAATTTTGGAAGAGTTGCCTAGCAGGACACATTGAATGCTG CTTGGAAAAATCAAAGGGGGTTGAAGATGGATGGAGAAATGCCCAAGAATCTCTCCTCTGCCAACAAACAGGAAATATCAATTCAATTGATAGCATCATGAA GGACGCAACGGAATCAAATGGAAAGATCAACACTCAGTTATCCTCCACATTGACTTCCATACTAGAAGAAACAGCTATTTCCAATAGGAATCTTACTTTTGCTATGGAAA GTCTGCTGAAACTTGATCACGATGAATGTGAGAAGATCTATTCATTTATTCATCCTTGTGTTGAGGGTATGAAACAGATGAAAGACAGTCATTCCTCTGAAGTATCAGAAATAGCAGAAAGTGCAGGAGAAGTATTGACAGACAAGTACAAG GTTGATGAACCGTCAGGCTCAACTATGAGGAGGAAAAGAGTTAATGTGCCAAGTAAGGAATCTATTGAAAATCTCAGAACTCCTTTACTCAAGGAGTCACTCAAGTCATTTCAAGGCAATGGAATAGCAAAACGTGCTAACAGAGATGTAAATGCAACCAAAGGAGCATGA
- the LOC107842909 gene encoding pentatricopeptide repeat-containing protein At3g53360, mitochondrial, whose protein sequence is MIKSFGSIRSYVSHSIQCCFSNEQLSNDHIIFLCKQKLFKQALEAFELLEKNTSCNLYPSTYAQLVSACSSIRSLYYARKVHSHIVELSNYKPDMIFQNHLLNMYGKCGSLKDARKVFDEMAERNLVTWTSIIAGYSQNGEEIEALKLYFQMRRVGLVPDQFTFGSVIKACSNMDQVELGKQLHGHVVKAEHGLHLIAQNALIAMYTRFSQVNEALKVFTRIKTKDLISWSSMIAGYAQLGYESEALSCFREMLSQRIYKLNEFVFGSVFNVCRSLAQAEYGRQIHGLSIKFGLSFDAFAGCAVTDMYARCGWLCSARTAFDQIGNPDLVAWNALIAGFAYGGDPDEAMSLFSQMRTLSLNPDDVTVRSLLCAFVSPSALILGKKVHCYVIKCGFDLDISVSNTLLSMYSNCSDLPDAHRIFNEMNYKEDLVSWNAILTAFLQQGDSGEVFSLFKMMLLSSNKPDHITLVNMLGASGKVASLEIGDQICCYAVKHGLSEDICIQNALIDMYVKCGHMTSAKKLFDSMKNPDAVSWSSLIVGYAQFGYGEEALDLFQKMRFLAVKPNQVTFVGVLTACSHVGRVKEGWQLFRAMETEYGVAPTREHCCCVVDMLARAGCIEEAEAFINQMELDPDIVVWKTLLAACKTRNNLDVGKRAAEKILEIDPSNSAAHVLLCNIFASTGSWKDVASLRGLMRQKGVKKVPGQSWIEVTDRIHVFLAEDCVHPERDRIYSMLDELWMQMLDDDYLPLEI, encoded by the coding sequence ATGATAAAAAGTTTTGGATCAATCCGGAGCTATGTCAGTCATAGCATACAGTGTTGTTTCAGTAATGAGCAGTTAAGTAATGATCATATAATCTTTTTGTGTAAGCAAAAGCTATTTAAACAAGCTTTAGAGGCATTCGAGTTGTTGGAAAAGAACACGTCTTGTAATTTGTATCCAAGCACGTATGCTCAGCTAGTATCCGCGTGCTCGTCTATAAGATCGTTGTATTATGCAAGAAAAGTACATAGTCATATTGTGGAATTGTCTAATTATAAGCCAGACAtgatttttcaaaatcatttgttGAATATGTATGGTAAGTGTGGGTCGTTGAAGGATGCTcgtaaggtgtttgatgaaatggctGAACGGAATTTGGTAACTTGGACTTCGATAATTGCTGGGTACTCACAAAATGGTGAGGAGATTGAAGCATTGAAGCTTTACTTTCAAATGCGACGGGTTGGGCTTGTACCGGATCAGTTTACATTTGGAAGCGTGATAAAAGCGTGTTCAAATATGGATCAGGTTGAGTTAGGGAAGCAGTTGCATGGGCATGTGGTTAAAGCGGAACATGGTTTACACCTTATTGCTCAGAATGCATTGATTGCGATGTATACGAGGTTTAGTCAAGTTAATGAGGCATTGAAAGTGTTCACGCGTATTAAAACAAAGGATTTGATTTCGTGGAGTTCAATGATTGCTGGATATGCACAGCTTGGTTATGAATCAGAAGCTCTTTCCTGCTTCAGGGAGATGCTTAGTCAACGAATTTACAAGCTGAATGAATTCGTTTTTGGAAGCGTTTTTAATGTTTGTAGAAGTCTTGCACAAGCAGAATATGGAAGACAAATACATGGTTTAAGTATAAAATTTGGGCTTAGTTTTGATGCTTTTGCTGGTTGTGCTGTTACGGACATGTATGCTAGATGTGGATGGTTGTGTTCTGCAAGAACTGCATTCGACCAGATAGGAAATCCTGATCTTGTAGCCTGGAATGCTCTGATTGCGGGGTTTGCATACGGAGGTGATCCTGATGAAGCGATGTCTCTCTTTTCTCAGATGAGAACTTTGAGTTTGAATCCAGATGATGTTACAGTTCGTTCTTTACTTTGTGCCTTTGTAAGCCCATCTGCACTCATTCTAGGAAAGAAAGTGCACTGCTATGTTATTAAGTGTGGCTTTGATTTAGATATTTCCGTCTCTAATACATTACTTTCAATGTATTCCAACTGTTCAGATCTTCCAGATGCACATAGAATATTCAATGAGATGAATTACAAGGAAGATTTAGTCTCGTGGAATGCCATTCTTACAGCCTTTCTACAACAGGGAGATTCTGGAGAAGTCTTCTCGTTATTTAAAATGATGCTTCTTTCTTCTAATAAGCCTGATCATATTACATTAGTTAATATGCTTGGGGCTTCTGGAAAAGTAGCCTCTTTGGAAATAGGAGACCAGATTTGTTGCTATGCCGTGAAACATGGGCTAAGTGAAGATATCTGTATCCAGAATGCTTTAATTGACATGTATGTGAAATGTGGACATATGACAAGCGCTAAGAAGCTCTTTGATAGTATGAAGAACCCTGATGCAGTCTCATGGAGTAGTTTAATAGTGGGATATGCTCAGTTTGGATACGGAGAAGAGGCTCTAGATCTCTTCCAGAAGATGAGATTTTTAGCTGTCAAGCCAAACCAAGTTACCTTTGTTGGAGTTTTGACTGCTTGTAGTCATGTTGGACGAGTAAAAGAAGGGTGGCAGTTGTTCAGAGCCATGGAAACGGAGTATGGTGTTGCACCAACTAGAGAGCATTGTTGTTGTGTGGTTGACATGCTTGCCCGAGCTGGCTGCATAGAAGAGGCAGAAGCTTTTATCAATCAAATGGAACTTGATCCTGATATTGTGGTGTGGAAAACCTTGTTAGCTGCTTGTAAGACACGTAATAATCTTGATGTTGGCAAACGAGCCGCGGAGAAAATTTTGGAGATTGATCCTTCGAATTCTGCTGCACATGTGTTACTCTGTAACATTTTTGCTTCTACTGGAAGTTGGAAGGATGTTGCATCACTGAGGGGTCTGATGAGACAAAAAGGTGTCAAAAAGGTTCCAGGTCAAAGCTGGATCGAAGTCACGGACCGGATCCATGTCTTCTTGGCTGAAGACTGTGTGCACCCAGAAAGGGACAGAATATATTCCATGCTAGATGAACTATGGATGCAGATGCTGGATGATGATTATTTGCCCCTAGAGATTTAG